The Micromonospora sp. NBC_01740 genome includes a window with the following:
- a CDS encoding DUF5679 domain-containing protein → MADQAQTYNGYCVKCKEKRDFEGRVEVSKTGMNMAKGKCPVCGTTVNRILGKAKV, encoded by the coding sequence GTGGCCGACCAGGCCCAGACCTACAACGGTTACTGCGTCAAGTGCAAGGAGAAGCGGGACTTCGAGGGCCGCGTCGAGGTCTCGAAGACCGGGATGAACATGGCCAAGGGCAAGTGTCCGGTATGCGGCACAACAGTGAACCGCATCCTGGGCAAGGCGAAGGTCTGA
- a CDS encoding M48 metallopeptidase family protein: MAGARKPVVEVRRSQRRRRTVSAYRDGERVVVLIPDQFSRAEESEWVDRMLARLAAREGRLARSDAELLARATRLIKLYLAEHGAQAVPTSVRWVTNQNGRWGSCTPDDGTIRISHRVQGLPDWVIDYVLLHELAHLIVPSHNARFWALVARYPKSERARGYLEGVAAASGTPLTD; encoded by the coding sequence ATGGCAGGGGCGCGGAAGCCGGTCGTCGAAGTGCGGCGCAGCCAGCGTCGGCGACGCACGGTGTCCGCGTATCGCGACGGTGAACGGGTCGTCGTCCTCATCCCGGACCAGTTCTCCCGCGCCGAGGAGAGCGAGTGGGTCGACCGGATGCTCGCCCGGCTCGCCGCCCGGGAGGGGCGCCTCGCCCGGTCCGACGCCGAGCTGCTCGCCCGGGCCACCCGGCTGATCAAGCTCTACCTCGCCGAACACGGCGCGCAGGCCGTACCGACGAGCGTCCGCTGGGTCACCAACCAGAACGGCCGGTGGGGATCCTGCACCCCGGACGACGGCACGATCCGCATCTCGCACCGCGTCCAGGGGCTGCCGGACTGGGTGATCGACTACGTGCTCCTGCACGAGCTCGCGCACCTCATCGTGCCCAGTCACAACGCGCGGTTCTGGGCGCTCGTCGCGCGCTACCCGAAGTCCGAGCGGGCGCGCGGCTACCTGGAGGGCGTCGCGGCGGCCTCGGGCACCCCGCTGACCGACTGA
- a CDS encoding DUF397 domain-containing protein, whose translation MNEIRNTPSVLAQLADAPWRKSTRSQTSNCVEVAPLRTGPVAVALRDSKDQGGPVLLFNRAGWLGFIAGAKNGQFDLN comes from the coding sequence ATGAACGAGATCCGCAACACGCCGTCCGTACTCGCCCAGCTCGCCGACGCCCCGTGGCGTAAGAGCACGCGCAGCCAGACCTCGAACTGCGTCGAGGTCGCACCACTGAGGACCGGGCCGGTCGCGGTGGCCCTGCGCGACAGCAAGGACCAGGGCGGTCCGGTGCTGCTGTTCAACCGGGCCGGCTGGCTGGGCTTCATCGCCGGCGCGAAGAACGGACAGTTCGATCTGAACTGA
- a CDS encoding ATP-dependent DNA helicase UvrD2 — protein sequence MVVHSASERVLAGLDPEQRSAVTAPAGPVCILAGAGTGKTRAVTSRIAHRALSGEISARHVLAVTFTARAAAEMRARLTALGVGGVQARTFHAAALRQVRYFAPRLLQGRAMPELLDSKVRLVTLAAAKAGLRTDRAAARDLAGEIEWAKSSLVEPGEYVVAAAKAMRDTPHEPARVAEVFAAYERLKRSNGVIDFEDMLRAAVWGIEEHRDVAEQVRAQYRHFVVDEYQDVNPLQQRLLQAWLGGRDDLTVVGDASQTIYSFTGATSSYLVDFPRRYRGATVVRLVRDYRSTPQVVGLANAVISQARGTEARLRLELVGQRPPGPEPELRIFTDEPAEANAVAARCRALVDAGTPAKEIAVLFRTNAQSEAYEKALTEAQVPYVVQGAERFFERAEVRQAMVALRAATRSIPGETPLPAAVVEALTAVGWAPDAAPAGGAARERWEALAALVQLAEEYAATPEVVPIGPAASVERPVTLADFNDELARRAAAQHVPTVDGVTLASLHSAKGLEWDAVFLVGLSEGTLPTTYAKTVEQVEEERRLLYVGVTRAREWLWLSYASARSPGGRARRPSRFLPQLDRSGGTERAGAAPAARRPERRRTQIVSCRICGATLLAGPDRKLGRCPTCPSDIDEELHERLHEWRQRVAGGQRVPAYVVFTDATLVALAERRPGRAEELIAIAGIGPRKLGLYGEAVLALVAGAAVDDVCPEKTFEISP from the coding sequence GTGGTGGTTCACTCAGCATCCGAACGCGTGCTCGCCGGGCTCGACCCCGAGCAGCGCTCGGCGGTGACCGCCCCCGCCGGCCCCGTCTGCATCCTGGCCGGCGCCGGCACCGGCAAGACCCGCGCGGTCACCTCCCGGATCGCCCACCGGGCGCTCTCCGGGGAGATCTCCGCCCGGCACGTGCTCGCGGTGACCTTCACGGCCCGCGCCGCCGCCGAGATGCGCGCCCGGCTCACCGCGCTCGGGGTGGGTGGCGTCCAGGCGCGCACCTTCCACGCGGCGGCGCTGCGCCAGGTGCGCTACTTCGCGCCCCGGCTGCTCCAGGGGCGGGCCATGCCCGAGCTGCTGGACAGCAAGGTCCGGCTGGTCACCCTCGCCGCGGCCAAGGCCGGCCTGCGTACCGACCGGGCGGCCGCCCGGGACCTCGCCGGCGAGATCGAGTGGGCGAAGTCGTCGCTGGTGGAACCGGGGGAATACGTCGTCGCGGCGGCGAAGGCGATGCGGGACACCCCGCACGAGCCGGCCCGCGTCGCCGAGGTCTTCGCGGCGTACGAGCGGCTCAAGCGGTCCAACGGGGTGATCGACTTCGAGGACATGCTGCGCGCCGCGGTCTGGGGCATCGAGGAGCACCGGGACGTCGCCGAGCAGGTCCGCGCCCAGTACCGGCACTTCGTCGTCGACGAGTACCAGGACGTCAACCCCCTCCAGCAGCGGCTGCTCCAGGCGTGGCTGGGCGGGCGGGACGACCTGACCGTGGTCGGCGACGCCAGCCAGACGATCTACTCGTTCACCGGGGCCACCTCGTCGTACCTGGTCGACTTCCCGCGCCGGTACCGGGGCGCGACGGTGGTCCGGCTGGTCCGCGACTACCGCTCCACCCCGCAGGTCGTCGGGCTGGCCAACGCGGTCATCTCCCAGGCGCGGGGCACCGAGGCCCGGCTGCGCCTGGAGCTGGTCGGCCAGCGCCCGCCCGGCCCCGAACCGGAGCTGCGGATCTTCACCGACGAGCCGGCCGAGGCCAACGCGGTGGCTGCCCGCTGCCGCGCCCTGGTCGACGCCGGCACCCCGGCGAAGGAGATCGCCGTGCTGTTCCGGACCAACGCGCAGTCCGAGGCGTACGAGAAGGCGCTGACCGAGGCGCAGGTGCCGTACGTGGTGCAGGGGGCGGAGCGGTTCTTCGAGCGGGCCGAGGTGCGGCAGGCGATGGTCGCCCTGCGGGCCGCCACCCGGTCGATCCCCGGGGAGACCCCGCTGCCCGCCGCCGTGGTGGAGGCGCTCACCGCGGTCGGCTGGGCCCCCGACGCCGCCCCGGCCGGTGGCGCCGCCCGCGAGCGGTGGGAGGCGCTCGCCGCGCTGGTGCAACTCGCCGAGGAGTACGCCGCCACCCCGGAGGTGGTGCCGATCGGGCCCGCCGCCTCGGTCGAGCGCCCCGTCACCCTGGCCGACTTCAACGACGAGCTGGCCCGTCGCGCCGCCGCACAGCACGTGCCGACGGTCGACGGGGTGACCCTGGCCTCGCTGCACTCCGCCAAGGGCCTGGAGTGGGACGCGGTCTTCCTGGTCGGCCTCTCCGAGGGCACCCTGCCCACCACGTACGCCAAGACCGTCGAACAGGTCGAGGAGGAACGCCGGTTGCTCTACGTCGGCGTCACCCGGGCGCGCGAGTGGCTCTGGCTGTCGTACGCCTCGGCCCGCTCGCCGGGCGGGCGGGCCCGGCGGCCCTCGCGGTTCCTGCCGCAGCTCGACCGCTCGGGCGGGACGGAGCGGGCCGGGGCCGCTCCGGCGGCGCGTCGGCCCGAGCGCCGCCGGACCCAGATCGTCTCCTGCCGGATCTGCGGCGCCACCCTGCTCGCGGGGCCGGACCGCAAGCTCGGCCGCTGCCCCACCTGCCCCTCGGACATCGACGAGGAGCTGCACGAACGGCTGCACGAGTGGCGCCAGCGGGTGGCCGGCGGGCAGCGGGTACCGGCCTATGTGGTCTTCACCGACGCCACTCTGGTCGCGCTCGCGGAGCGGCGGCCCGGCCGGGCGGAGGAACTGATCGCCATCGCCGGCATCGGGCCCCGGAAACTCGGCCTCTACGGGGAGGCGGTCCTGGCGCTGGTGGCGGGCGCGGCGGTCGACGACGTCTGCCCGGAGAAAACTTTCGAAATCTCGCCGTAA
- a CDS encoding WhiB family transcriptional regulator produces the protein MSLALAPLDVSVEVEANLPCRKFDPDLWFSDSPAELELAKSLCGDCPLRVECLAGAVERAEPWGVWGGEIFERGAVVPRKRPRGRPRKEDLARDAALRVEAEARLAASGLSESRTTVRLAA, from the coding sequence ATGAGTCTGGCGTTGGCCCCACTCGACGTGAGCGTCGAGGTGGAGGCGAACCTGCCCTGCCGGAAGTTCGACCCCGACCTGTGGTTCTCCGACTCGCCCGCCGAGCTCGAGCTGGCCAAGTCGCTCTGCGGGGACTGCCCGCTGCGCGTCGAGTGCCTGGCCGGGGCGGTGGAGCGGGCCGAGCCCTGGGGCGTCTGGGGCGGCGAGATCTTCGAGCGTGGCGCGGTCGTCCCGCGCAAGCGGCCCCGTGGCCGTCCGCGCAAGGAGGACCTCGCCCGCGACGCGGCGCTCCGGGTCGAGGCCGAGGCACGACTGGCGGCCAGTGGGCTGTCCGAGTCGCGCACCACGGTCCGGCTGGCGGCCTGA
- the nudC gene encoding NAD(+) diphosphatase, with protein MSGEPAPPLARSTLDRAAHRRTDPGWLAQAWSRARVLVLDSADGGRALVRTDTSPPKLVLVDPAGLPEPTSPMFLGVEPDGVPVFAVDAPLPAVSGARAAHLREVGHLLGDRDAGLFTTALALVNWHLRHRYSSATGHPTEVDEAGWSRVDPAGERIWPRTDPAMIVLVHDGVPGLDGRCLLGNNATWPHTAGERRFSCLAGYVEPGESAEAAVLREVREEVGVPVDDIAYAGSQAWPFPGSLMLGFLATADPEHPVQVDPTEIAFARWFSRREIGAALAGRPVEVGGARLVLPPPSSIALFLIHRWLDGHC; from the coding sequence GTGAGCGGTGAGCCCGCGCCGCCGCTGGCCCGTTCCACCCTGGACCGGGCGGCCCACCGGCGCACCGACCCCGGGTGGCTGGCGCAGGCGTGGAGCCGGGCCCGGGTGCTGGTGCTCGACTCCGCCGACGGCGGCCGGGCGCTGGTGCGTACCGACACGTCGCCACCGAAGCTGGTGCTGGTCGACCCGGCCGGGCTGCCCGAGCCGACGTCGCCGATGTTCCTCGGCGTCGAGCCGGACGGGGTGCCGGTCTTCGCCGTGGACGCCCCGCTGCCGGCGGTGTCCGGGGCCCGGGCGGCGCACCTGCGCGAGGTCGGGCACCTGCTCGGCGACCGCGACGCCGGGCTGTTCACCACCGCGCTGGCGCTGGTCAACTGGCACCTGCGGCACCGCTACTCGTCGGCCACCGGGCACCCGACGGAGGTGGACGAGGCCGGCTGGTCCCGGGTCGACCCGGCCGGGGAGCGGATCTGGCCGCGTACCGATCCCGCGATGATCGTGCTGGTGCACGACGGCGTTCCGGGCCTGGACGGGCGGTGCCTGCTCGGCAACAACGCCACCTGGCCGCACACCGCCGGCGAGCGCCGGTTCTCCTGCCTCGCCGGCTACGTCGAGCCGGGGGAGTCGGCCGAGGCCGCGGTGCTGCGCGAGGTCCGCGAGGAGGTCGGCGTCCCGGTCGACGACATCGCGTACGCGGGCAGTCAGGCGTGGCCGTTTCCCGGCTCCCTGATGCTCGGCTTCCTCGCCACGGCGGATCCGGAGCATCCGGTGCAGGTGGATCCGACGGAGATCGCGTTCGCCCGGTGGTTCTCCCGCCGGGAGATCGGCGCGGCCCTGGCGGGACGGCCGGTGGAGGTCGGCGGGGCCCGCCTGGTGCTGCCGCCGCCGTCGTCGATCGCGCTCTTCCTGATCCACCGCTGGCTCGACGGGCACTGCTGA
- a CDS encoding mycoredoxin — translation MLTMYSTPWCGYCHRLKSQLDREGIGYEVVDIEQDAKAAEFVMSVNGGNQTVPTLRFADGSALTNPSIIQVKQHLATIDA, via the coding sequence ATGCTGACGATGTACTCGACCCCCTGGTGCGGCTACTGCCACCGGCTGAAGTCGCAGCTCGACCGGGAGGGCATCGGCTACGAGGTGGTCGACATCGAGCAGGACGCGAAGGCCGCGGAGTTCGTGATGAGCGTCAACGGCGGCAACCAGACCGTCCCGACGCTGCGTTTCGCCGACGGCAGCGCCCTGACCAACCCCTCGATCATCCAGGTCAAGCAGCACCTGGCCACGATCGACGCCTGA
- a CDS encoding ABC1 kinase family protein, whose translation MTDIPRRAVSRTAKLAALPLGFAGRTVLGMGKRVTGLASDVISAEIQQRTAEQLFSVLGQLKGGAMKFGQALSVFEAALPEEIAAPYRQALTKLQEAAPPLPAASVHKVLAEQLGPDWRDRFVEFDDTPAAAASIGQVHRAVWREPGYGPSGAPQTRDVAVKIQYPGAGDALLADLKQLSRLGGMFRAIQPGLDVKPLLAELRERITEELDYELEAESQRAFAAAYADDPEIHIPAVVSASPRVLVTEWVEGTPLAEIIREGTEEQRDEAGRLMAILHLSAPQRAGLLHADPHPGNFRLLADGRLGVIDFGAVARMPEGTPEPIGRIAALALRGDADEVVAGLRSEGFIGSTEEIDAEAVLDFLRPMLEPIAAEEFRFTRAWLRTEATRLASPRSPAYQLSRQLNLPPSYLLIHRVTLGSIGVLCQLEAKAPYRGILERWLPGFAPSAGQPSAGG comes from the coding sequence GTGACCGACATCCCGCGCCGGGCCGTGTCCCGGACCGCCAAGCTCGCCGCTCTGCCGCTCGGCTTCGCCGGTCGGACCGTCCTCGGCATGGGTAAGCGCGTCACGGGGCTCGCCTCCGACGTGATCTCCGCGGAGATCCAGCAACGCACCGCCGAGCAGCTCTTCAGCGTGTTGGGGCAGCTCAAGGGCGGTGCGATGAAGTTCGGGCAGGCGCTGTCGGTCTTCGAGGCCGCCCTGCCCGAGGAGATCGCCGCCCCCTACCGGCAGGCGCTGACCAAGCTCCAGGAGGCGGCGCCGCCGCTGCCGGCGGCCAGCGTGCACAAGGTGCTCGCCGAGCAGCTCGGCCCGGACTGGCGGGACCGGTTCGTGGAGTTCGACGACACCCCCGCCGCCGCGGCCAGCATCGGCCAGGTGCACCGGGCGGTGTGGCGGGAACCGGGCTACGGGCCGTCCGGCGCGCCGCAGACCCGCGACGTGGCTGTCAAGATCCAGTATCCGGGCGCCGGCGACGCCCTGCTCGCCGACCTCAAGCAGCTCTCCCGCCTCGGTGGGATGTTCCGGGCGATCCAGCCCGGGCTCGACGTCAAGCCGCTCCTGGCGGAGCTGCGGGAACGGATCACCGAGGAACTCGACTACGAGCTGGAGGCCGAGTCGCAGCGCGCCTTCGCCGCCGCGTACGCGGACGATCCGGAGATCCACATCCCGGCGGTGGTCTCGGCGTCGCCCCGGGTCCTGGTCACCGAGTGGGTCGAGGGCACCCCACTGGCGGAGATCATCCGCGAGGGCACGGAGGAGCAGCGCGACGAGGCCGGCCGGCTGATGGCCATCCTGCACCTGTCCGCGCCGCAGCGGGCCGGGCTGTTGCACGCCGATCCGCACCCGGGCAACTTCCGGCTGCTGGCGGACGGCCGGCTCGGCGTGATCGACTTCGGCGCGGTGGCCCGGATGCCGGAGGGCACGCCCGAGCCGATCGGCCGCATCGCCGCGCTGGCGCTGCGGGGCGACGCCGATGAGGTGGTCGCGGGCCTGCGCTCGGAGGGCTTCATCGGTTCCACCGAGGAGATCGACGCCGAGGCGGTACTCGACTTCCTCCGTCCGATGCTGGAGCCCATCGCCGCCGAGGAGTTCCGGTTCACCCGGGCCTGGCTGCGCACGGAGGCGACCCGGTTGGCCAGCCCCCGCTCCCCCGCGTACCAGTTGAGCCGGCAGCTCAACCTGCCGCCGTCGTACCTGCTCATCCACCGGGTGACGCTCGGCTCGATCGGCGTGCTCTGCCAACTGGAGGCGAAGGCGCCCTACCGGGGCATCCTGGAGCGCTGGCTGCCCGGCTTCGCCCCGTCGGCCGGCCAGCCCTCGGCGGGCGGCTGA
- a CDS encoding TOMM precursor leader peptide-binding protein encodes MRRATLPRPVLLPGLTRLWRDRHTLQLGVEPGRAVLLEIADPRAARLLDLLDGTRSERLVLAHAVAAEVAPDEARALLDALRAAGLVVPAHTLLPKDLAGPPRARLTAEAEALALASARLPGTPAQVLRRRLAARVVVSGTGRLGAPVALALAQAGVGHVHPDLAGPVRPADLVGTGIPAAALGHPLARAVRDAVERAAPGTGTGPLRRGRVDLVVQLGTDRPAALLAAGHAQRRQPHLLLGLREGVPVVGPLVRPPAGPCLNCLDLHRADRDPDWPALAAQLATGAGEQACATATLLAAGAYAAAEALAQLDGGTPETLGCAVEITGAGRFRRRMWPPHPSCGCSRRRR; translated from the coding sequence ATGCGCCGAGCCACGCTGCCCCGTCCCGTCCTGCTGCCGGGCCTCACCAGACTCTGGCGGGACCGTCACACCCTCCAACTCGGCGTCGAGCCGGGCCGCGCCGTGCTGCTGGAGATCGCCGACCCCCGGGCCGCCCGCCTGCTCGACCTGCTCGACGGCACCCGTAGCGAACGGCTGGTCCTGGCGCACGCCGTCGCCGCCGAGGTGGCCCCCGACGAGGCCCGCGCCCTGCTCGACGCGCTGCGGGCCGCGGGCCTGGTCGTACCCGCGCACACCCTGCTGCCGAAAGACCTGGCCGGCCCGCCCCGGGCCCGGCTCACCGCCGAGGCGGAGGCGCTCGCCCTGGCCTCGGCGCGGCTGCCCGGAACGCCCGCCCAGGTGCTGCGCCGGCGGCTGGCCGCCCGGGTGGTGGTCAGCGGCACCGGCCGCCTCGGCGCCCCGGTCGCCCTGGCGCTGGCCCAGGCCGGGGTGGGGCACGTGCACCCGGACCTGGCCGGGCCGGTGCGGCCGGCGGACCTGGTCGGCACGGGCATCCCGGCCGCCGCGCTCGGCCATCCGCTCGCCCGGGCGGTACGCGACGCCGTCGAGCGGGCCGCCCCCGGCACGGGCACGGGCCCGCTCCGGCGGGGCCGGGTCGACCTGGTCGTCCAGCTCGGTACGGACCGACCGGCCGCCCTGCTCGCCGCCGGTCACGCCCAGCGCCGCCAGCCGCACCTGCTGCTCGGCCTCCGGGAGGGCGTGCCCGTGGTCGGCCCGCTCGTCCGCCCGCCCGCCGGCCCCTGCCTGAACTGCCTCGACCTGCACCGGGCGGACCGGGACCCGGACTGGCCGGCGCTGGCCGCCCAGCTCGCCACGGGCGCGGGCGAGCAGGCGTGTGCCACCGCGACCCTCCTGGCGGCCGGGGCGTACGCGGCGGCCGAGGCGCTGGCGCAGCTCGACGGGGGCACCCCGGAGACCCTGGGCTGCGCGGTGGAGATCACCGGGGCGGGGCGGTTCCGCCGCCGGATGTGGCCGCCGCACCCCTCCTGCGGATGTTCGCGACGGCGCCGGTGA
- a CDS encoding helix-turn-helix domain-containing protein, translated as MPPASPSPILRRRRLGTELRRLREAAGLTGDQVIERIGWASASKLSRLENGRSRPDPDDVRVLLDLYGADEALRRELLGITEEAGDIRGWLRNYPVMTQQQRSFAELEAGCAEISEYNPVLVPGLLQTPDYASVRIASARQVDEEAGDPEAGEDIDTEVRARLARQSLLTRSTDAPRYTAVLEEAALGGRTGPPEVLRAQLVQLCELAMLPNVTLHVLPRDTQIGDWYLPPTAFSVYRFADPLDPETLAIEGGFTDVMSTEVNALNRYKVVFEWLCTAALSESDTLSWLIEATGRLPGTATASTVAYGPATAPTQRRRHSGRLTDR; from the coding sequence GTGCCTCCTGCCTCACCCAGCCCGATCCTGCGCCGCCGCAGGTTGGGCACCGAGCTGCGCCGGCTGCGCGAGGCCGCGGGTCTCACGGGAGACCAGGTCATCGAGCGGATCGGCTGGGCGTCCGCGTCCAAGTTGTCCCGGCTGGAGAACGGCCGCAGCCGCCCGGACCCGGACGACGTACGCGTGCTGCTGGATCTCTACGGCGCCGACGAGGCGCTGCGGCGGGAACTCCTCGGTATCACCGAGGAGGCCGGCGACATCCGCGGCTGGCTGCGCAACTACCCGGTGATGACCCAGCAGCAGCGCAGCTTCGCCGAGCTGGAGGCGGGCTGCGCGGAAATCTCGGAATACAACCCCGTCCTGGTGCCGGGCCTGCTCCAGACGCCGGACTACGCGTCGGTGCGGATCGCCTCGGCCCGGCAGGTCGACGAGGAGGCCGGCGACCCGGAGGCCGGTGAGGACATCGACACCGAGGTGCGGGCCCGGCTGGCCCGGCAGTCGCTGCTCACCCGCTCGACCGACGCGCCCCGCTACACGGCGGTGCTGGAGGAGGCGGCGCTCGGCGGCCGGACCGGGCCGCCGGAGGTGCTGCGCGCGCAGCTGGTGCAGCTCTGCGAACTGGCGATGCTGCCGAACGTCACGCTGCACGTCCTGCCGCGTGACACCCAGATCGGCGACTGGTACCTCCCGCCGACCGCGTTCTCGGTCTACCGGTTCGCGGATCCGCTCGATCCGGAGACCCTGGCCATCGAAGGGGGGTTCACCGACGTCATGTCGACCGAGGTAAACGCCCTAAATCGCTATAAAGTGGTGTTCGAGTGGCTATGCACGGCGGCGCTCTCCGAATCGGACACCCTCTCCTGGCTGATCGAGGCGACGGGGCGGCTGCCCGGCACGGCGACCGCGTCCACGGTGGCGTACGGGCCGGCAACGGCGCCGACCCAACGCCGCCGGCATTCCGGGCGCCTGACGGACCGGTGA
- a CDS encoding MFS transporter, producing MRTVLRRPDFRLLFGGLLASMAAESILLLALAIWVKDLTGSDGLAGATIFAVIAPMTLAPLVGWIVDRYPRRPFFVAANLVTAVLLTPLLVVRDRTDVWIIYVVAALYGLSYITLSAVLSGLIRQLVPVELLAEANGVLQTVRQGLRLVGPLAGAGLYAAVGGWMLAVIGMVGFLSAAVVVGLLRTTETPPAGPGLRWPAEVSAGLRHLAGEPALRRALLGYGLGSLAMGFSESLIFAYVDQGLRRDAAFVGVLVTVQGIGGLVGGLLSPAVVRRAGEVGTLAAGVAFFGPASLALVYPNLWLGFVAVLLAGVSLPLTMVGLHTLIQRRTPQALLGRVAAASEAVVSGPQALSIGAGALLVGVLDYRVLFALIGVATLLAGGYLWHGRTLSPPPPVRIPAPRRPAEGAAAVDPAAASQEVVGTTPPGPAR from the coding sequence ATGCGCACCGTCCTGCGCCGCCCGGATTTCCGCCTGCTCTTCGGCGGCCTGCTCGCCAGCATGGCCGCCGAGTCGATCCTGTTGCTGGCCCTCGCCATCTGGGTGAAGGACCTGACCGGGTCGGACGGGCTGGCCGGCGCCACCATCTTCGCGGTCATCGCCCCGATGACCCTGGCCCCACTGGTGGGGTGGATCGTCGACCGCTACCCCCGGCGCCCGTTCTTCGTGGCGGCGAACCTGGTGACGGCCGTGCTGCTCACCCCGCTCCTCGTGGTGCGGGACCGGACCGACGTGTGGATCATCTACGTGGTGGCGGCCCTCTACGGCCTGTCGTACATCACCCTCAGCGCGGTGCTCAGCGGCCTGATCCGCCAGCTCGTGCCGGTGGAACTGCTGGCCGAGGCCAACGGCGTGCTCCAGACCGTACGCCAGGGGCTGCGGCTGGTCGGCCCGCTGGCCGGCGCCGGGCTCTACGCCGCCGTCGGCGGTTGGATGCTGGCCGTGATCGGGATGGTCGGCTTCCTGTCGGCGGCCGTCGTGGTGGGCCTGCTCCGCACGACGGAGACGCCGCCCGCCGGGCCCGGGCTGCGCTGGCCGGCCGAGGTGAGCGCCGGGCTGCGTCACCTGGCCGGGGAGCCGGCGCTGCGCCGGGCGCTGCTCGGCTACGGGCTGGGATCGCTGGCGATGGGCTTCAGCGAGTCGTTGATCTTCGCGTACGTCGACCAGGGGCTGCGCCGGGACGCCGCGTTCGTCGGCGTGCTGGTCACCGTGCAGGGCATCGGCGGACTGGTCGGCGGGCTGCTCTCCCCGGCCGTGGTGCGCCGCGCCGGCGAGGTGGGCACGCTCGCCGCCGGGGTGGCGTTCTTCGGGCCGGCCTCGCTGGCGCTGGTGTACCCGAACCTCTGGCTCGGCTTCGTCGCGGTACTGCTGGCCGGGGTGTCGCTGCCGCTGACGATGGTCGGGCTGCACACGCTGATCCAACGGCGTACCCCGCAAGCGCTGCTCGGCCGGGTCGCCGCGGCCTCGGAGGCCGTGGTCAGCGGCCCGCAGGCGCTCTCGATCGGCGCGGGGGCGCTGCTCGTAGGGGTGCTGGACTACCGCGTCCTGTTCGCCCTGATCGGGGTGGCCACCCTGCTCGCCGGCGGCTACCTCTGGCACGGCCGCACGCTCAGCCCACCGCCACCCGTCCGGATCCCCGCCCCCCGCCGGCCTGCCGAAGGGGCCGCCGCCGTCGACCCGGCCGCCGCGAGCCAGGAGGTGGTCGGCACGACCCCACCGGGCCCGGCGCGCTGA
- a CDS encoding zinc-dependent metalloprotease: MQQFMSQLQHLLSASGSGPVNWDLARQVAASQLAAAGDPAVSPFERNAVEEALRLADLWLEPASALPSGIQTSLAWNRNEWIYKTLDVWRKLCDPVASRMVGAMGDLVPPEARAQLGPMQSMVATLGGALFGGQLGQALGSLAAEVLSAGDIGLPLGPAGTAALIPANIRAYGEGLELPEDEVRLYVALREAAHQRLFQHVPWLRGHVLNAVEMYAAGIRVNREAIEEAMGRVDPTDPESMQAIALEGIFTPEDSPAQKASLARLETALALVEGWVCHVVDSAASGRLPNVVSLGEAFRRRRAAGGPAEQTFAALVGLELRPRRLREAAALWAALTEHRGIAGRDALWGHPDLLPSDDDFADPVAFAMSEWDLGELESFDFSAPGGPEEKAPGEPEQRRPDDDPEGGDASRP; encoded by the coding sequence ATGCAGCAGTTCATGTCGCAGTTGCAGCACCTGCTCTCCGCGTCGGGCAGCGGGCCGGTCAACTGGGACCTGGCCCGGCAGGTGGCCGCCAGCCAACTCGCCGCCGCGGGCGACCCGGCGGTGTCGCCCTTCGAGCGCAACGCGGTGGAGGAGGCGTTGCGGCTCGCGGACCTGTGGCTGGAGCCGGCCTCCGCCCTGCCCTCGGGCATCCAGACCTCGCTGGCCTGGAACCGCAACGAGTGGATCTACAAGACGCTCGACGTCTGGCGCAAGCTCTGCGACCCGGTCGCCAGCCGGATGGTCGGCGCGATGGGCGACCTGGTGCCGCCGGAGGCGCGCGCCCAGCTCGGCCCGATGCAGTCGATGGTCGCCACCCTCGGTGGCGCGCTCTTCGGCGGCCAGCTCGGCCAGGCACTCGGCTCGCTCGCCGCGGAGGTGCTCTCCGCCGGCGACATCGGGCTGCCGCTCGGCCCGGCCGGCACGGCCGCGCTGATCCCGGCCAACATCCGGGCGTACGGCGAGGGCCTGGAGCTGCCCGAGGACGAGGTGCGCCTCTACGTCGCCCTGCGCGAGGCCGCCCACCAGCGGCTCTTCCAGCACGTGCCGTGGCTGCGCGGGCACGTGCTCAACGCCGTCGAGATGTACGCGGCCGGCATCCGGGTCAACCGGGAGGCGATCGAGGAGGCGATGGGCCGGGTCGACCCGACCGACCCGGAGTCGATGCAGGCGATCGCGCTGGAGGGCATCTTCACGCCGGAGGACAGCCCGGCGCAGAAGGCGTCGCTGGCCCGGCTCGAGACCGCCCTGGCCCTGGTCGAGGGCTGGGTGTGCCACGTGGTCGACAGCGCGGCGAGCGGCCGGCTGCCCAACGTGGTGAGCCTCGGCGAGGCGTTCCGCCGCCGCCGGGCCGCCGGTGGCCCAGCCGAGCAGACCTTCGCGGCGCTGGTCGGCCTGGAGCTGCGTCCGCGCCGGCTGCGCGAGGCGGCGGCGCTCTGGGCGGCACTGACCGAGCACCGGGGCATCGCCGGCCGGGACGCCCTGTGGGGCCACCCCGACCTGCTCCCCTCCGACGACGACTTCGCCGACCCCGTGGCCTTCGCGATGTCCGAGTGGGACCTCGGTGAGTTGGAGAGCTTCGACTTCAGCGCGCCGGGCGGCCCGGAGGAGAAGGCCCCGGGCGAGCCGGAGCAGCGGCGCCCGGACGACGACCCCGAGGGCGGCGACGCCAGCCGCCCCTGA